The Papio anubis isolate 15944 chromosome 1, Panubis1.0, whole genome shotgun sequence genome window below encodes:
- the VSIG8 gene encoding V-set and immunoglobulin domain-containing protein 8 produces the protein MGAVPDFFEGVKLLNGITHVLTPTMESSEAQAHSVPLRQANKGGPPLAPHAYQDPPHPSANLPRTVLVYSGGLTPFERPEASGEAGLAKSTRRLQLCCGDLDFPLYGVSREGQEFWKHLEDSERIYKQRYLLSATAKGIKVQPVGDRPAWGFRPWFCSYHSIFSALPLALLSAVRINGDGQEVLYLAEGDNVRLGCPYVLDPEDYGPNGLDIEWMQVNSDPAHHRENVFLSYQDKRINHGNLPHLQQRVRFAASDPSQYDASINLMNLQVSDTATYECRVKKTTMATRKVIVTVQARPAVPMCWTEGHMTHGNDVVLKCYANGGSQPLSYKWAKISGHHYPYRAGSYTSQHSYHSELSYQESFHSSINQGLNNGDLVLKDISRADDGLYQCTVANNVGYSVCVVEVKVSDSRRIGVIIAAILGSLLALGCLAVGIWGLVCCCCGGSGAGGARGAFGYGNGGGVGGGACGDLASEIREDAVAPGCKASGRGSRVTHLLGYPTQNVSRSLRRKYAPPPCGGPENVALAPCTAAAACEAGPSPVYVKVKSAEPADCAEGPVQCKNGLLV, from the exons ATGGGGGCAGTCCCTGACTTCTTTGAGGGAGTCAAGCTATTGAATGGGATCACTCATGTCCTGACTCCTACCATGGAGTCCAGTGAGGCACAGGCCCATTCAGTCCCCCTCAGACAAGCCAACAAGGGCggccctccccttgctccccatgCCTACCAggaccctccccaccccagcgcCAACCTACCCAGAACTGTGCTGGTTTA CTCAGGAGGCCTGACTCCATTTGAAAGGCCTGAAGCCTCGGGGGAAG CAGGGCTGGCAAAGTCCACTCGGAGGCTCCAGCTGTGCTGTGGGGACCTGGACTTCCCCCTGTATGGTGTGTCA AGGGAGGGTCAGGAGTTCTGGAAGCACCTTGAAGATTCAGAAAGAATTTACAAGCAGAGA TACCTCCTTAGTGCTACAGCAAAAGGAATCAAG GTCCAACCGGTTGGGGATAGGCCTGCCTGGGGCTTCAGG CCCTGGTTCTGCTCCTACCACTCCATCTTCTCTGCCCTCCCCCTAGCACTGCTGTCTGCTGTGCGGATCAACGGGGATGGACAGGAGGTCCTGTACCTGGCAGAAGGTGATAATGTGAGGCTGGGCTGCCCCTACGTCCTGGACCCTGAGGACTATGGTCCCAATGGGCTGGACATCGAGTGGATGCAGGTCAACTCAGACCCCGCCCACCACCGAGAGAACGTG TTCCTTAGTTATCAGGACAAAAGGATCAACCATGGCAACCTTCCCCATCTGCAGCAGAGGGTCCGCTTTGCAGCCTCAGACCCAAGCCAGTACGATGCCTCCATCAACCTCATGAACCTGCAGGTATCTGATACAGCCACCTATGAGTGCCGGGTGAAGAAGACCACCATGGCCACCCGGAAGGTCATTGTTACTGTCCAAG CACGACCTGCAGTGCCCATGTGCTGGACTGAGGGCCACATGACACATGGcaacgatgtggtgctgaagtgCTATGCCAATGGGGGCTCCCAGCCCCTCTCCTACAAGTGGGCCAAGATCAGTGGGCACCATTACCCCTATCGAGCTGGGTCTTACACCTCCCAGCACAGCTACCACTCTGAGTTGTCCTACCAGGAGTCCTTCCACAGTTCCATAAACCAAG GCCTGAACAACGGGGACCTGGTGTTGAAGGATATCTCCAGAGCAGACGATGGGCTATATCAGTGCACAGTGGCCAACAACGTGGGCTACAGTGTTTGTGTGGTGGAGGTAAAGGTCTCAG ACTCCCGGCGTATAGGCGTGATCATCGCCGCCATCCTGGGCTCTCTGCTCGCGCTGGGCTGCCTGGCCGTAGGCATTTGGGGGCTCGTCTGCTGCTGCTGCGGGGGCTCCGGGGCTGGCGGCGCCCGCGGTGCCTTCGGCTACGGCAACGGCGGCGGGGTCGGCGGAGGGGCCTGCGGCGACTTGGCTAGTGAGATCAG AGAGGACGCCGTGGCGCCTGGGTGCAAGGCCAGCGGGCGCGGCAGCCGCGTCACCCACCTCCTGGGGTACCCGACGCAGAACGTCAGCCGCTCCCTGCGCCGCAAGTACGCGCCTCCGCCCTGCGGTGGCCCCGAGAACGTGGCCTTGGCGCCCTGCACCGCCGCCGCAGCCTGCGAAGCGGGCCCCTCCCCGGTCTACGTCAAGGTCAAGAGCGCGGAGCCGGCCGACTGCGCCGAGGGGCCGGTGCAGTGCAAGAACGGCCTCCTGGTGTGA